One genomic region from Candidatus Babeliales bacterium encodes:
- a CDS encoding 30S ribosomal protein S1, protein MAKELIRPEQFCTVKIKASMDSAMLQLNEDLQRELDMLYEGAVETFQLGKLIAGTIIAIEDNGVLVDIKYKSRGLVPRYEFGEYELKKLQPGDTIEVILDQLEDADGRIVLSYEKAKEMRAWDAVTKLFEEGAPAEGIVTHKVKGGLNVDIGIPAFLPGSQIDLQRVTDFDQYVGQTIKACILKLNKKRGNVIISRRKYLHDQRSEDRKKILETLTENQIIQGVVKNITNYGVFIDIGGVDGLLHITDMTWGRVAHPSEMVRIGDTIAVKVLSFDKNNEKISLGLKQLQTNPWDQISPDIAVGNRIKGRISSITDYGLFIEVAPEVEGLVHISEISWTDRITDLNRLYKVGDEIEVLVVSLDKENRRMSLSVKQLGKNPWEMLNEQFKPGQIIKGKISNITDFGVFVQLLPGIDGLVHISDLSWTEHIEHPSDRYKPGQNVEAVILTIDKDNKKISLGVKQLTEDPWEKVAEQYPVGSIVDGEISKITNFGAFVRLPNNIEGLMHNTILSQEQGKKADEFFTVGQKAKFRIVNINKEDRKLALSTLLEERKQEPKKVEPKKVEPKKEKQEDVRSSTHPQQAHFKQQQPKPAPKKEKKEESQQKVRGSLQIALESAMQQKNDKTNIEE, encoded by the coding sequence ATGGCAAAAGAACTCATACGACCAGAACAGTTTTGTACAGTAAAAATTAAAGCGAGCATGGATTCAGCAATGCTTCAGCTTAATGAGGATCTTCAAAGAGAACTTGATATGCTCTATGAAGGTGCTGTTGAAACATTTCAATTGGGCAAATTAATTGCTGGTACTATTATAGCCATTGAAGACAATGGTGTTCTTGTTGATATTAAATATAAGTCACGTGGGCTAGTTCCTCGTTATGAATTTGGCGAGTATGAACTAAAAAAATTGCAACCAGGTGATACTATTGAAGTAATTCTTGATCAGCTTGAAGATGCTGATGGTAGAATTGTATTGTCATATGAAAAAGCTAAGGAAATGCGTGCGTGGGATGCTGTCACGAAGCTCTTTGAAGAAGGTGCTCCTGCTGAAGGTATCGTTACCCATAAAGTTAAAGGTGGCTTGAACGTTGATATTGGTATTCCTGCCTTTTTACCTGGATCTCAAATTGACTTACAACGTGTTACTGATTTTGATCAGTATGTTGGTCAAACCATTAAAGCATGTATTCTTAAGTTAAATAAAAAACGTGGAAATGTTATTATCTCGCGTCGCAAATATCTTCATGATCAGCGCTCAGAAGATCGTAAGAAAATTTTAGAAACATTAACTGAAAATCAAATTATTCAGGGTGTTGTTAAAAACATTACAAACTATGGTGTTTTCATAGATATAGGTGGCGTTGACGGTCTTTTACATATAACTGATATGACATGGGGACGTGTTGCTCATCCAAGTGAGATGGTACGTATTGGTGATACTATTGCGGTAAAAGTTCTTAGTTTTGATAAAAACAATGAAAAAATATCTCTTGGTCTGAAGCAATTGCAAACGAATCCATGGGATCAAATTAGTCCTGATATAGCCGTTGGAAATAGAATCAAGGGTCGCATTTCAAGTATTACTGATTATGGTTTATTTATAGAAGTTGCTCCAGAGGTTGAAGGATTGGTGCATATTTCTGAAATTTCTTGGACCGATCGTATTACTGATCTTAATCGTCTTTATAAAGTTGGCGATGAAATTGAAGTGTTGGTTGTTTCATTGGATAAAGAAAATCGACGTATGTCATTGAGTGTTAAGCAACTTGGTAAAAACCCTTGGGAAATGCTTAATGAGCAGTTTAAGCCAGGTCAGATAATTAAAGGAAAAATTAGCAATATTACTGATTTTGGTGTTTTTGTACAACTGTTACCAGGAATTGATGGTTTAGTACATATTTCTGATTTGTCATGGACTGAGCATATTGAGCATCCATCAGATAGATATAAGCCGGGTCAAAATGTAGAAGCAGTCATTTTAACTATTGATAAAGATAATAAAAAAATATCATTAGGTGTTAAGCAGTTAACAGAAGATCCATGGGAGAAGGTTGCGGAGCAATATCCTGTAGGTTCAATTGTTGATGGTGAGATTAGCAAAATAACCAATTTTGGGGCTTTTGTGAGATTGCCAAATAATATTGAAGGTCTTATGCATAACACAATCCTTTCTCAGGAACAAGGTAAAAAAGCAGATGAATTTTTTACCGTAGGTCAAAAAGCGAAATTCCGTATTGTTAATATTAACAAGGAAGATCGTAAACTTGCTTTAAGCACACTTCTTGAAGAAAGAAAGCAAGAACCTAAAAAAGTTGAACCTAAAAAGGTTGAACCTAAGAAAGAAAAGCAAGAAGATGTACGTTCTTCAACGCATCCTCAGCAAGCTCATTTTAAGCAACAACAACCTAAACCTGCTCCAAAAAAAGAGAAAAAAGAAGAATCACAACAAAAAGTGCGTGGTTCTCTACAAATAGCCCTTGAGTCTGCTATGCAACAAAAAAATGATAAAACCAATATAGAAGAATAG
- the leuS gene encoding leucine--tRNA ligase, giving the protein MSYDIAAIEKKWQKRWKENPQATAKSANNSKKFYCLDMFPYPSGSGLHVGHWRGYVLSDVYTRIKWLEGYNILHPMGWDAFGLPAENDAIKKGIQPKEGTAANIAHFKEQLQDIAALYDWDKELDTTDPNYYKWTQWIFLQMFKAGLAYEDNAPINWCSSCLTGLANEEVVDGKCERCGSEVIQREVRQWILKITEYAEKLLSGLDTLDWPEKVKLMQRNWIGKSEGLIFHSPVKNSDLVLETFSAHFEAFCADTFLAIAPDHPLLPELIKNISNRDEIVAFCEEIIHERLRDKGAEGKEPKGIFTGCYTIDPIGNGELPIWVASFALAHYGTGIVKCSAHDERDFAFAKKYNIKLKTVLFPSNDPELHKKIENFEVCYTDTKAGILTEPSLFAGKKAGDVRTQIIEYCETNNLARRTINYKLRDWIFSRQRYWGEPIPLIHCQTCGVVPVPENQLPVILPYIEHYQPTGTGESPLAAIHDWVNIACPQCNGPARRETNTMPQWAGSCWYFLRYPNPHLKDKPWAMADMNYWLPVDLYVGGVEHAILHLLYARFWVKVLHDLGHLPFDEPFKHLFNQGMVLKYSEKTGLVEKMSKSKGNVVSPDDMVKQYGSDVLRMYILFMGPPELDCEWQDSGIEGVRRFAHRMYDYLTKKETILPQGKQEDITVTRRVHKLLEEFQERIDIFKPNTALSAFMEWINDATSNIMQLSGESAEKVIVAFSIMAPHMASELLEKLFNKELSACVWSYANPEYTYENTTEIIVQVNGKLRANITVERGTEQSIIEPQAQTTISHWLVDKKVIKIIFVKDRLINFVVK; this is encoded by the coding sequence ATGAGTTATGATATTGCGGCAATTGAAAAAAAGTGGCAAAAAAGATGGAAAGAAAATCCACAAGCTACAGCAAAGTCTGCCAATAATAGTAAAAAATTTTATTGTTTAGATATGTTTCCCTATCCATCTGGTAGCGGTTTACATGTAGGACATTGGCGTGGATATGTACTCTCTGATGTGTACACACGCATCAAATGGCTCGAAGGATATAATATTTTACATCCCATGGGATGGGATGCTTTTGGTCTTCCAGCAGAAAATGATGCAATCAAAAAAGGAATTCAACCAAAAGAAGGAACTGCAGCTAATATTGCTCATTTTAAAGAACAATTGCAAGACATTGCAGCATTGTATGATTGGGATAAAGAACTTGATACAACTGATCCTAACTATTATAAGTGGACGCAATGGATCTTTTTACAAATGTTTAAAGCAGGCCTTGCATATGAAGATAACGCACCAATCAATTGGTGCTCTTCATGCTTAACGGGATTAGCTAACGAAGAAGTTGTTGATGGCAAATGTGAACGTTGTGGATCAGAAGTTATTCAACGAGAAGTAAGACAATGGATACTGAAAATAACTGAATATGCCGAAAAACTTCTTAGCGGACTTGATACGTTGGATTGGCCAGAAAAAGTTAAATTAATGCAACGCAATTGGATTGGAAAAAGTGAAGGTTTAATTTTTCATTCTCCAGTAAAAAATTCTGATCTTGTATTAGAAACTTTTTCAGCTCACTTTGAAGCATTCTGTGCCGATACATTTTTGGCTATTGCACCTGATCATCCGTTATTACCTGAATTAATTAAAAATATATCAAATCGTGATGAAATTGTAGCTTTTTGCGAAGAAATTATACACGAACGTTTGCGCGACAAAGGAGCTGAAGGCAAAGAACCAAAAGGAATTTTTACTGGTTGCTATACAATCGATCCTATTGGTAATGGTGAATTACCTATTTGGGTAGCAAGTTTTGCATTAGCACATTATGGGACGGGTATAGTAAAATGTTCTGCTCATGATGAACGAGATTTTGCATTTGCAAAAAAATATAATATCAAACTTAAAACAGTTTTATTTCCTTCTAATGATCCAGAACTACACAAAAAAATAGAAAATTTTGAAGTTTGTTATACGGATACAAAAGCAGGTATACTTACTGAACCATCTCTTTTTGCAGGCAAAAAAGCAGGTGATGTACGTACACAAATAATTGAATACTGTGAAACAAATAATCTTGCACGTCGTACTATCAATTATAAATTACGTGATTGGATATTTTCTCGACAACGTTATTGGGGTGAACCAATTCCACTTATTCATTGTCAAACATGTGGTGTTGTTCCTGTTCCAGAAAATCAACTCCCCGTGATATTGCCGTATATTGAACACTACCAACCAACAGGTACCGGTGAATCACCGCTTGCAGCTATACATGATTGGGTTAATATTGCGTGTCCACAATGTAATGGACCTGCACGACGAGAAACAAATACTATGCCACAATGGGCCGGATCGTGTTGGTATTTTTTACGTTATCCAAATCCACATCTAAAAGATAAACCTTGGGCTATGGCAGATATGAACTACTGGCTTCCCGTTGATTTATATGTTGGTGGCGTTGAGCATGCAATCTTGCATTTATTATATGCTCGTTTTTGGGTGAAAGTTTTGCATGACTTAGGACATTTACCATTTGATGAACCATTTAAACATCTTTTTAATCAAGGAATGGTATTAAAATATTCGGAAAAAACAGGCCTTGTAGAAAAAATGTCAAAATCAAAAGGAAATGTTGTTAGTCCTGATGATATGGTTAAGCAGTACGGATCAGATGTTTTACGCATGTATATTTTATTCATGGGACCACCGGAGCTTGATTGTGAATGGCAAGATAGTGGCATTGAAGGCGTAAGACGTTTTGCGCATCGTATGTATGATTATTTAACTAAAAAAGAAACTATATTGCCACAAGGAAAACAAGAAGATATAACCGTAACACGTCGGGTACATAAATTGTTAGAGGAGTTTCAAGAGCGTATTGACATATTCAAACCAAATACAGCACTATCTGCTTTCATGGAATGGATTAATGATGCAACAAGTAATATTATGCAATTAAGTGGGGAATCAGCTGAAAAAGTAATCGTTGCATTTTCAATTATGGCACCTCACATGGCAAGTGAGCTTCTTGAAAAACTTTTTAATAAAGAGTTATCTGCATGCGTTTGGTCATATGCAAATCCAGAGTATACGTATGAAAATACAACAGAAATTATTGTACAAGTTAATGGTAAATTACGTGCAAACATTACCGTAGAACGTGGCACTGAACAATCAATAATTGAACCACAAGCACAAACAACGATCTCACATTGGCTTGTTGATAAAAAAGTGATAAAAATAATTTTTGTTAAAGACCGTTTAATTAATTTTGTAGTAAAATAA
- a CDS encoding nucleotidyltransferase substrate binding protein: MEKLITKYEDLLRIHIALYNAIIRYNSALIDKHIDHETIEERRDSLIKRFELTYDLLWKYIREYIIVLQGVPADSPRKIFQQCSSLGITTLEETNELINLIESRNLTTHTYNIDLANDVAEDIPKHYNLIHKIIQKLSPSSVNN, encoded by the coding sequence ATGGAAAAATTAATAACAAAGTATGAAGATTTATTACGCATCCATATCGCTCTTTATAATGCAATAATCAGATATAATAGTGCATTAATTGATAAGCATATTGACCACGAAACGATAGAGGAGCGACGCGATTCTCTTATTAAGAGATTTGAATTAACATATGATTTGTTATGGAAGTACATACGTGAATATATAATTGTCCTACAAGGTGTTCCTGCCGATTCTCCGCGCAAAATATTTCAACAATGTTCATCTCTTGGAATAACTACTTTAGAAGAAACTAACGAATTGATTAACTTAATAGAAAGTAGAAATTTAACAACACATACGTATAACATCGATCTAGCCAATGATGTTGCTGAAGATATACCAAAACATTACAATTTAATACATAAAATTATTCAAAAATTATCACCGAGTAGCGTTAATAATTAA
- a CDS encoding nucleotidyltransferase domain-containing protein: MIQDSNVPEQATLIKLLTVLFPTSTIYLFGSRARGDYTEKSDIDIAIDLYRKMEFTEIAKARGVLEGLNLAQKIDIVDMHRATEKMKQFILNEGIIWKN, translated from the coding sequence GTGATACAAGATTCAAATGTTCCAGAACAAGCAACGCTAATCAAATTGCTTACTGTTTTATTTCCAACGTCAACAATTTATTTATTTGGCTCACGTGCACGTGGAGATTATACAGAAAAATCTGATATTGATATCGCGATTGATTTATACAGAAAAATGGAATTTACAGAAATTGCTAAAGCGCGCGGGGTTCTTGAAGGCCTTAATCTTGCTCAAAAAATTGATATTGTTGATATGCATAGAGCTACAGAAAAAATGAAACAATTTATCTTGAACGAAGGGATTATATGGAAAAATTAA
- a CDS encoding macro domain-containing protein, which translates to MEYIKSWALSLITALGFIQPAIVQPIIQQSYIIGNTRITLVQGDITEQTVDAIVNAANEKLQHDGGVARAISNASGKNLQEYCNSLPIISDGQRCPMGKAVITPAFNLEKIGIKKIIHTTGPRGNTPNKEQLLRDAYKNSLLIAQKNNLNSIAFPAISTAIFGYDSNQATPIALKTIHDFVKEYPNTFKEIRFVVFSNEDLVIYKKYMQVYIR; encoded by the coding sequence ATGGAATATATAAAATCATGGGCATTATCATTAATAACTGCTTTGGGATTCATTCAGCCGGCTATAGTTCAGCCAATCATTCAACAATCGTATATCATTGGTAATACACGAATTACATTAGTACAAGGTGATATTACCGAACAAACAGTTGATGCAATTGTAAATGCCGCAAATGAAAAGTTGCAGCATGATGGCGGCGTAGCACGTGCGATTAGCAACGCTTCAGGAAAAAATTTACAAGAATATTGTAATAGTCTTCCTATTATTTCTGATGGACAACGTTGCCCGATGGGAAAAGCAGTTATCACACCTGCATTTAATTTAGAAAAAATAGGTATTAAAAAAATAATTCATACAACAGGTCCTCGTGGCAATACACCAAACAAAGAACAATTATTGCGTGACGCATATAAAAATAGTTTGCTAATTGCGCAAAAAAACAACCTTAACAGTATAGCCTTTCCCGCGATTAGCACTGCAATATTTGGTTACGATAGTAATCAAGCTACACCAATTGCACTCAAAACCATACATGATTTTGTAAAAGAATATCCAAATACTTTTAAAGAAATAAGGTTTGTGGTATTTTCTAATGAAGATTTGGTTATATATAAAAAATACATGCAGGTATATATACGGTGA
- the tpiA gene encoding triose-phosphate isomerase — MKYIYIANWKMNLSFTQSIDFCEDNFILLQELSNNATVVLCPSFVALASLATKLKNSSIAIGAQNCSEYETGAYTGEVSALSLAQVGTAYCIVGHSEQRMYHNETTEKIIKKIKLLYHYNINPVLCIGETYDDLINNQTHTVLANQLTPILIAIAQEKNDKKNIIVAYEPLWSIGTGMIPEPQQLVTIFAYLAQLIPTILPDYSVQLLYGGSVQKNNSVTLKKNPYINGFLIGNASINFKEFSAIIIN; from the coding sequence ATGAAATATATATACATAGCTAACTGGAAAATGAATTTAAGTTTTACGCAAAGTATCGATTTTTGTGAAGATAATTTTATACTGTTACAAGAATTATCAAACAACGCTACCGTTGTGTTGTGTCCTTCATTTGTTGCACTTGCATCACTTGCTACAAAGCTAAAAAATAGTTCAATTGCTATTGGGGCACAAAATTGTTCTGAATATGAAACAGGAGCATATACTGGTGAAGTATCTGCTCTATCACTTGCACAAGTTGGCACTGCATATTGTATAGTGGGGCATAGTGAACAACGTATGTATCACAATGAAACTACAGAAAAAATTATAAAAAAAATAAAACTTTTATATCATTACAACATTAATCCGGTATTATGTATTGGTGAAACATATGATGATCTTATAAATAACCAAACACATACTGTATTAGCAAATCAATTAACACCGATTCTTATTGCAATAGCTCAAGAAAAAAATGATAAAAAAAATATTATTGTTGCATATGAACCTTTGTGGTCAATTGGAACGGGTATGATTCCAGAGCCACAGCAATTAGTTACTATTTTTGCATATCTTGCACAACTAATACCTACAATTCTTCCTGATTATTCTGTTCAATTATTATATGGCGGTAGCGTACAGAAAAATAACAGCGTAACATTAAAAAAAAATCCTTATATCAATGGTTTTTTGATTGGTAATGCAAGTATCAATTTCAAAGAATTTAGCGCTATAATAATAAATTAA
- a CDS encoding UDP-glucose/GDP-mannose dehydrogenase family protein: MCMCILQKIFFLILFLVSSSLVNAQHDKIITIIGTGYVGLVSGACFAEIGNSVVCADIDSDKIELLSNGIMPIHEEGLEALVRRNVDVGRLMFTDNVAEAISMGDIIFIAVGTPMGDDGSADLSYIDDVVKMISENINSYKIIVTKSTVPVGTGKKIRAQLENIYGIDPSLFSIVSNPEFLREGRAVRDFLNPDRLVIGTDSDSGLIALCEVYEALIAEGIPYVITDVQTAEMIKYASNAFLSVKISYINEVANLCDATEADVKTVAYAMGLDHRISPAFLNPGPGFGGSCFPKDSQAIVHIAHQHNLPFHTVQAALDANVIQQGKPVEKLQVLLKKERNENIAGKTVAVLGLAFKADTDDVRYSPAIKTISLLQELGAIVKAYDPIAIDNMRKIFPDLTYCTSAYQAAAEADAVIIMTDWDDIKQIDFARLKKVMCYPMIIDARNIINPEILKQLGFACDTIGQTHLCKKRNKYVRTLVPIRVCKRISSIKFPPKYR, translated from the coding sequence ATGTGTATGTGCATTTTGCAGAAAATTTTTTTTCTTATATTATTTCTGGTCTCGTCATCACTGGTTAATGCGCAACATGATAAAATAATAACAATTATTGGCACGGGTTATGTTGGACTTGTTTCAGGTGCATGCTTTGCAGAAATTGGTAATTCTGTTGTTTGCGCTGATATCGATTCAGATAAAATAGAGCTTCTATCAAATGGAATTATGCCAATTCACGAAGAAGGCCTCGAGGCTCTTGTTAGGCGTAATGTTGACGTTGGAAGGTTAATGTTTACCGATAATGTTGCTGAAGCTATTAGTATGGGCGATATTATTTTTATTGCTGTTGGTACGCCTATGGGAGATGATGGTAGTGCAGATTTATCGTATATAGATGATGTTGTTAAAATGATTTCTGAAAATATAAATTCATACAAAATCATTGTCACCAAAAGCACTGTTCCTGTTGGAACAGGCAAAAAAATTCGAGCTCAACTAGAAAATATTTATGGTATTGACCCTAGCTTATTTAGTATTGTTTCTAATCCAGAATTTTTACGCGAAGGTCGTGCGGTTCGTGATTTTCTTAATCCAGATAGATTAGTTATAGGAACTGATTCAGATAGTGGACTTATCGCTTTGTGTGAGGTTTATGAAGCGCTTATTGCTGAAGGCATTCCGTATGTAATTACTGATGTGCAAACGGCTGAAATGATTAAATATGCATCAAATGCTTTTTTATCAGTAAAAATAAGCTACATTAATGAAGTTGCTAATTTATGTGATGCAACTGAAGCTGATGTAAAAACAGTTGCATATGCTATGGGCTTAGATCATCGCATAAGTCCTGCGTTTTTAAATCCAGGTCCTGGATTTGGTGGATCTTGTTTTCCAAAGGATTCTCAAGCTATAGTTCATATTGCTCATCAACATAATTTACCTTTTCATACTGTTCAAGCAGCATTAGATGCAAATGTTATTCAACAAGGAAAACCGGTCGAAAAACTACAGGTTCTTTTGAAAAAAGAACGCAATGAAAATATTGCTGGAAAAACAGTCGCCGTTCTTGGTCTTGCATTTAAAGCTGATACTGATGATGTTCGTTATTCTCCTGCAATTAAAACGATCAGTTTATTACAAGAACTGGGAGCAATAGTAAAGGCATACGATCCAATTGCAATAGATAATATGCGAAAAATATTTCCTGATTTAACGTATTGCACATCTGCATATCAAGCTGCTGCTGAAGCTGATGCTGTTATTATTATGACTGATTGGGATGATATTAAACAGATTGATTTTGCACGATTAAAGAAGGTAATGTGTTATCCAATGATTATTGATGCTCGTAATATAATAAATCCAGAAATATTAAAACAACTTGGATTTGCATGTGATACAATTGGACAAACGCATTTATGTAAAAAACGCAATAAATATGTACGAACATTGGTTCCTATACGTGTTTGTAAACGTATATCATCAATAAAATTCCCTCCCAAATATCGTTAA
- a CDS encoding glycosyltransferase family 2 protein: protein MNYTIILVALSLCYGNAIYSIERPIVVVVCSYNNEKWSENTLNSIMMQKYNNFRVIIVDDCSTDNNANVIQKYIIDNNFQDRIIFIQNEKRYRKLFNLYRMLYECDDDEIVVMVDGDDSLAHLYVLSYINSVYDDENIWFTYGQYRNVPASQALAWGHKEMGYCRPIPKHIQRKQAYRYYSFIYMHPRSFRGWLFKLVKLEDLIADNVEGFEGDLYPASNDVAMYFPMVEMSHNHIKFISDILYIRNLYSEIVGFKVDRSIQTASAREIRQKACYAALYQPRKDRLAKYKNASTDLFLLCRYNFIDIKSVLENIQEHTSGIETIYVFFTNTVENKKLCRSIKKQFPHIIFIPYDVDGNKNLKNRLLDYLSTGKSNHVCIMTDASSIIQSLDFSHYIFWLEKTYSYRFYLNRHSLDKGAPRFIPLDDNICAWKFSQGSDKWRKTVVGEDTFLCRKSILYQEIKNLHFNNIYSLLKEMHFVSSASARVGLFLKNESVRSIF, encoded by the coding sequence ATGAATTATACAATAATATTAGTAGCATTATCTCTTTGTTATGGAAACGCTATATATAGCATTGAACGACCTATTGTAGTCGTTGTATGTTCCTATAATAATGAGAAATGGAGCGAAAACACTCTCAATTCAATTATGATGCAAAAATATAATAATTTTAGAGTTATAATTGTCGATGATTGCTCAACAGATAATAATGCTAATGTTATTCAAAAATATATTATCGATAATAATTTTCAAGACCGGATTATCTTTATTCAGAATGAGAAACGTTATCGTAAATTATTTAATTTATATCGCATGTTATATGAATGTGACGATGATGAAATTGTTGTTATGGTTGATGGTGATGATTCATTAGCTCATTTATATGTTCTCTCCTATATCAATAGTGTTTATGATGATGAAAATATATGGTTTACCTATGGTCAATACCGTAATGTACCCGCTTCTCAGGCACTTGCATGGGGTCATAAAGAAATGGGATATTGCCGACCTATCCCAAAGCATATTCAACGTAAACAAGCCTATCGCTATTACAGCTTTATTTATATGCATCCACGTTCATTTCGTGGATGGTTATTTAAGCTTGTTAAACTTGAAGATCTCATTGCAGATAATGTTGAAGGATTTGAAGGCGACCTTTATCCAGCAAGCAATGATGTTGCTATGTATTTTCCCATGGTTGAAATGTCACATAATCATATTAAATTTATTTCTGATATCCTTTATATAAGAAATTTATATTCGGAAATTGTTGGATTCAAAGTTGATCGATCTATTCAAACTGCGTCAGCTCGTGAAATTAGACAAAAAGCTTGTTACGCTGCTCTTTATCAACCCAGAAAAGATAGGCTTGCTAAATATAAGAATGCTTCTACGGATTTATTTCTATTATGTCGTTATAATTTTATTGATATAAAATCTGTTTTAGAAAATATCCAAGAACATACTTCGGGTATAGAAACAATATATGTATTTTTTACAAACACTGTAGAAAATAAAAAGTTATGCCGATCAATTAAAAAGCAGTTTCCCCATATAATCTTTATTCCTTACGACGTAGATGGCAATAAAAACTTAAAAAATCGTTTATTAGATTATTTAAGTACGGGCAAGAGCAATCATGTTTGTATAATGACTGATGCATCTTCTATTATTCAGTCATTAGATTTTTCACACTATATTTTTTGGCTCGAAAAAACATATAGCTATCGTTTTTATCTTAATCGACATTCATTAGATAAAGGGGCTCCACGATTTATACCTCTTGATGATAACATTTGTGCCTGGAAATTTTCCCAAGGATCAGATAAATGGCGAAAGACTGTGGTAGGAGAAGATACCTTTCTTTGTCGAAAATCAATTTTATATCAAGAAATAAAAAATTTACATTTTAATAATATATATAGCCTTTTAAAAGAAATGCATTTTGTGTCGTCAGCATCTGCACGAGTAGGGCTGTTCTTAAAAAATGAATCTGTTAGGTCTATTTTTTAG
- a CDS encoding putative nucleotide-diphospho-sugar transferase has product MKFTKYIIVLLFFVFSDYCYANKKIKLYALYTPSHAILKDTFFLPSIQDDFEIIFEFCDQTCPSGDFMGQGWTETTIQKVNLIIRAIKENWGSIFIFSDVDIQFFCPIEEMILKCMHGKDLMIQKNTPNGVLCTGFFACRANEKTLQLWIDVKNIMEQDVLQSDQISLNQCIKRHSKQNPYNLVWGYLPTKYFFGGGTFTGCYWKSGMSLPIPAKAMMHHANFTKGIKNKIAQLTYVRDIVNNRKKN; this is encoded by the coding sequence ATGAAGTTTACAAAATATATTATCGTTCTTTTGTTTTTTGTTTTCTCGGATTATTGCTATGCTAATAAAAAAATAAAGCTGTATGCTTTATATACTCCATCGCATGCAATCTTAAAAGATACATTTTTTTTACCGTCTATTCAGGATGATTTTGAGATTATTTTTGAATTTTGTGATCAGACATGTCCTTCAGGAGATTTCATGGGACAAGGATGGACTGAAACTACTATTCAAAAAGTTAATCTTATTATTCGTGCAATTAAGGAAAATTGGGGATCTATTTTTATTTTTTCAGATGTTGATATTCAATTCTTTTGTCCAATTGAAGAAATGATTCTTAAATGCATGCACGGTAAAGATTTAATGATTCAAAAAAATACACCAAATGGAGTATTATGCACAGGTTTTTTTGCTTGTCGTGCCAATGAAAAGACATTGCAACTATGGATAGATGTAAAAAATATAATGGAACAGGATGTGTTACAAAGTGATCAAATTTCTCTCAATCAATGTATTAAAAGACATAGCAAACAAAACCCTTATAATCTTGTATGGGGTTATTTACCAACAAAATATTTCTTTGGTGGAGGAACATTCACGGGATGTTATTGGAAATCAGGGATGTCCTTACCTATACCGGCTAAAGCAATGATGCATCATGCTAATTTTACTAAAGGTATCAAAAACAAGATTGCACAACTAACCTATGTTCGAGATATAGTAAACAATAGAAAAAAAAATTAG